A single Phoenix dactylifera cultivar Barhee BC4 chromosome 1, palm_55x_up_171113_PBpolish2nd_filt_p, whole genome shotgun sequence DNA region contains:
- the LOC103713984 gene encoding CASP-like protein 1E2: protein MESRAKHGFDGTQGAVNQGKSDLGRKPRSVSVHDIVLRLVALATTLVAAVVIGVAKQTKTVSIQLSPTGPSMPVPVVAKTAYSSAFVYFLVANVIACVYSAISLAISTAKRASRSNLPLLFSIVDIAMVALLFSGNGAAMTFGLLGAHGNSHLQWKKVCNVFEKFCFDVAVAGIVSMLGSLAYVLLVLLAIVSLHKRSP from the exons ATGGAGTCCAGAGCGAAGCATGGGTTTGATGGAACTCAGGGGGCTGTGAACCAAGGGAAGAGTGATTTGGGTCGCAAGCCGAGATCGGTAAGCGTACACGACATCGTCCTCCGTTTGGTCGCTCTTGCTACAACGCTCGTAGCAGCAGTCGTGATCGGCGTTGCAAAGCAAACAAAGACGGTCAGCATTCAGCTATCTCCAACCGGACCGTCAATGCCCGTCCCGGTGGTGGCCAAAACAGCTTATTCCTCCGCGTTTGT ATACTTCCTCGTAGCCAACGTGATCGCATGCGTGTACTCTGCAATCTCATTAGCGATATCGACTGCAAAGAGGGCTAGCAGAAGTAATTTGCCATTATTGTTTTCCATCGTCGACATAGCAATGGTGGCCCTCCTCTTCTCAGGCAATGGAGCTGCGATGACATTTGGATTGTTGGGTGCGCATGGCAACTCTCATTTGCAATGGAAGAAGGTGTGCAATGTGTTCGAGAAGTTCTGTTTCGATGTCGCAGTTGCTGGAATTGTGTCAATGCTTGGATCTCTGGCCTATGTGCTTCTAGTCCTGCTTGCTATAGTTAGCCTTCACAAGAGATCTCCATAG